CCGGCCCCTGTTTCAGCGATGACCCGGGTCTTTCCCATCTTCTTTGCAAGAAGGACCTGGCCCAGGGCGTTGTTGATCTTGTGGGAGCCGGTGTGGTTTAAATCCTCCCGCTTTAAATAAATTTTCGCTCCGCCTAAGTCTTTCGTCATCCGCTCTGCGCAGTAGAGCAGGGAGGGCCTTCCCGTATATTTTTTGTGAAGCTCCTGAAGCTCTTTTAAGAACTCCTCGTCATGGCTGTATTTCTCATAAGCTTCTTCCAGTTCATTTACTGCATTCATCAGCGTTTCGGGGACAAACTGTCCGCCGTGCTGTCCAAACTTTCCTTTTGACATGGCTGTTCACTCCTTACTATTTGTATGATTTCTTTTATTTTCCCTGGGTCTTTTTTGCCCTCTGTTTCCACAGAACTGCTTAGATCCAGGCAAAAGGCCTTTGTTTTCATGGCCTGCTTTATGTTTGAGGCATCGATGCCTCCGGCCAGGAACCAGGGCTTTTTTATGTCCGGTACCATGGACCAGTCAAAGGTCTTCCCGCTGCCGCCATAAAGTCCTTTTGTATAAGCATCAAAAAGCAGGAAGTCTGCGGGAAGGTCCTCTGCCTCCTTCATATCCTCTGCCTGCCGGACCCGTATGGCCTTTATGACAGGAAGGCCGGGGGCCAGGCGGCTTTTTAGTTCCATCATATAATCCCGGTCCTCATTGCCGTGAAGCTGTATAAGGTCAATGGTTCCACTCTCTGCAAGGGACAGGATATCTTCTATGGGGCTGTTTACGAAAACGCCTACTGCAGGTATCTCCGGCAGCATCAGCTCCTTAAGCATCTTTGCCTCTGGTCCTGTAAGGCGGCGCTTTCCAGGAGCAAATACGAAGCCAGCGTAATCCGGCTTTAAGGCGTTTACTGCCAGAATGTCCTCCCTGCGGGTCAGGCCGCATATTTTGATTAGTTTTCCTTTGGAAATCATTGGGCGGCCCTCTTCAATCCACTTAAGATTTCTTTTTTGTCAGGGGAACGCATCAGGCTTTCCCCGATCAATACAGCATTGGCCCCGGCTTCTGACAGGAGCCTGATGTGGGCCCCGCTTTTGATCCCGCTTTCCGCCACGAAAAGCACGTCAGAGGGTACCATGCTCCTTAAGCGGAGGCAATTGTTAAAATCCACCTCAAAGGTTTTTAAATTCCGGTTATTCACTCCGATGATCCTGGCTCCTGCGGTCAGGGCGGAGTGGACCTCCTCTTCGTCATGGGCCTCCACAAGGGCGCTTAAGCCAAGGCTTTTGCACAGCCTTAATCCTTCTTT
The nucleotide sequence above comes from Lacrimispora sp. BS-2. Encoded proteins:
- a CDS encoding phosphoribosylanthranilate isomerase, translating into MISKGKLIKICGLTRREDILAVNALKPDYAGFVFAPGKRRLTGPEAKMLKELMLPEIPAVGVFVNSPIEDILSLAESGTIDLIQLHGNEDRDYMMELKSRLAPGLPVIKAIRVRQAEDMKEAEDLPADFLLFDAYTKGLYGGSGKTFDWSMVPDIKKPWFLAGGIDASNIKQAMKTKAFCLDLSSSVETEGKKDPGKIKEIIQIVRSEQPCQKESLDSTADSLSPKR